Proteins found in one Zea mays cultivar B73 chromosome 1, Zm-B73-REFERENCE-NAM-5.0, whole genome shotgun sequence genomic segment:
- the LOC103641533 gene encoding vegetative cell wall protein gp1 gives MAPPHSQPPSSAQQPSAQLLPSAAMASSPSSRPLLSTASCSREPSSKLPRRSSSTPPCSSSTQVGALSLAVLSVAPLLAVPLTLAHRRPGKLPHGARLPVPWCPVVAPFFPLWLRSSAPSMAPPAPSSTRCRCSTNAQLHFSHGRGLLFPAPCAASPSPKSLRPHSSGSPAPFPAPPLFSTKQQQLAPPSLAAQPLGETPLFLQPRHLPWLPHC, from the coding sequence ATGGCGCCTCCACACTCCCAGCCGCCCTCCTCTGCCCAGCAGCCGAGCGCCCAGCTCCTCCCCTCGGCAGCCATGGCGTCCTCCCCTTCCTCCCGCCCTCTGCTGTCCACGGCGAGCTGCAGCAGGGAGCCGAGCTCCAAGCTCCCACGGCGCTCGAGCTCCACTCCTCCCTGTTCGTCTTCAACCCAAGTCGGCGCCCTCTCGCTGGCTGTCCTCTCCGTCGCGCCCCTGCTGGCCGTGCCCCTCACGCTGGCACACAGGCGCCCAGGCAAGCTTCCCCATGGCGCTCGACTCCCTGTTCCATGGTGCCCTGTGGTCGCCCCCTTCTTCCCCTTGTGGCTGCGCTCCTCTGCTCCCTCCATGGCGCCCCCTGCTCCTTCCTCGACGCGCTGTAGGTGCTCGACAAATGCGCAGCTCCATTTCTCCCATGGCCGTGGCCTGCTTTTCCCGGCGCCCTGCGCAGCATCTCCCTCCCCCAAGTCCCTGCGCCCGCACAGCAGCGGATCCCCGGCGCCCTTCCCTGCTCCTCCTCTCTTCTCCACAAAACAGCAGCAGCTCGCCCCACCTTCCCTCGCTGCGCAGCCCCTCGGCGAAACGCCGCTGTTCCTGCAGCCCCGACACCTTCCCTGGCTTCCTCACTGCTAG